In bacterium, the genomic window CGCGCCACACCATCCAGCCGACCACCACGACGAGGTAGACCACGGCCGTCACGACGTAGCCGACGGTGACCGTGACCATCGCGTCGGGGGTCACCATCGGAACGCCTCCGCGGGGCCCCGCGCGGCCGCGGCCTTCCCGCCGCGGCGCCCGCCCCAGAACGCCGCCTTCCGCTTCCGCTTGTCGTCCTGGCCGAAGGAGACGTTGGTGAGCTGCCGGTCGCCCGAGAAGACCGCCCACAGGTCGTGCTTCTTGCCGGTGCGCTCGAGGCTCAGGCGCTCGATCGGCCCGAATTGCGTCGAGAGCCCGACCAGGTCCAGGACGACCGCAGAGACCTTGTCCGGCGCCGGCCGGATGGCGCGCCCGACCTGCTGGTAGTAGACCGCCAGGGACAGCGACGGCCGCGCCAGGACGACCGTGTCGAGCGCCGGGAAGTCGAACCCGGTCGAGAGCACGTTGACGTTCGCGACGACCTGGAACCCCCCGTGACGGAACGCCTCGACGAGCCCGGCCCGCTCACGGTCAGGGGTGTCGGCTGTCACAACCGCCGACGAGACGCCGGCGGCGAAGAGTCGCCGCGTGATCTCCTCGGCCTCGGCCTGGAATCGCGTGAACACCAGAATGTGCCGCCGGCCTTCCTGGGCGAGCGACAGCACCTCGGCCTCGAGCTTCCCCGCAAAGCCGCTGCGCTCGAACTCGTCTCGGATGGACTCGTCCGTGAAATCGCCGCCCGTGGTGTTGTACTTGAGTCGCGTCCGCTCGATCGCGGGCTTGACCCGGTAATCGACGGGCGCGAGGTAGCCGTCCCGCGAGAGGTCGCCGATCTGGGTGACGTGCACGACGTCGGTGAACAGGCGCGGCCGCGTGCGCGTCTGGAACCGCAGACAGGCGCCGAAGGAGTTGCTGGCGAGCCGGTAGGGCGTGGCCGTGAGCCCGAGGCAGCGCGCGTGCGCCATCAGCCGGATGAAGTCGTGGTACATCCCGCCCTTGGCGTTGACCAGGTGGCACTCGTCGACGAGGATGAACTCGACGTCGTGGAAGGCCTCGATATGCCGCACGACGCTGCCGATGGTGGCGAGCGTGACGCGCCCGCGCTCCCGGCAGCCCATCGAGTCGGACCAGACCGCCGGCTCGTAGCCGTAGGCGCGGAGCTTGCCGGCGTTCTGCTCGATCAGTTCCTTGGACGGCTGGAACACGACGCACGGCCCGGGCAGGGCAAGGGCGATGTTGGCCGCCAGGAGGCTCTTGCCCGAGCCCGTGGGCGCCACGATGAGGCCGTGGCGCCCCTTCAGCGCCGGGTCGGTCAGGTACGAGACGCCGGCGGCAATCGCCGACGCTTGGTAGGGACGAGGGTGGTAGATCATCGTGCCGCACTCCTCTTCGCTCGCAGCCTCCGGATGATGCCCGCGAGGCGCCGGTTCTTCAGCTTCACGTCGGCCACCTGGGCGGCCCAGAGCTGCGCCTTGCCCTTCCAGAACGCCACGTCGGCCCGAAGCCGCTCGAGCTCGGCGTGGCTGATGTTCGATGTTGGTGCGGCGGTAGTCATGGTTCCAGTTTGTCGGTCGGGGGCCGCCCGACGTCGATGAAGGCACGCAGGCCTCGGCTCCTCGAAGGGTGACGGAGTCGCCGCAAGGCGCGGTGTTCCACTTGCCGTATGTACTCGGGCGTCACTTTGAGCAACAGGCCGACCTCCCGAAGCGTTTTGGGGCTCTCTCCATTCAGTCCGTACCGCCACTCAACGACTTGGCGCTCGCGTGGCGGGATGGAGTCAAGGGCTCCCGCCAGCGCGGCCAACAACTCCTCCTCGGCAAGCGACGCCTCAGCCGTCGGCGCAACCAGCAATCTCTGGCGCGGTGCGGCAGCTAGAGGCAGGAAACGGTCAGAAGGGAATTCCAGCGCCACATGCACCGGCATCGCGTGCCGGTACAATTCTGGTGGGAACAGGTCTTCGGGGGAGTAAGCGCCAAGTTCGCAGAGCCGAACCGCCGTCCTTCGCAACAGGGGCCCGCGCCTCTTTTTCTTAGAATCCCGCCGTTCGTAGTAGGGGCTCTTCTTGAACGCAAGCAGAGCGCCAATTTGCGTGCACGAGAATCCCCGCGCCCGGCAGAAGGCTGCCACGCTGACGAACTCATCGAAGATGAGGTGATAGAGCCGAGCGTTCTTCAACTTCAGCTCTATCCGAATGTCGTTGTCGTCCATTGGTGTCCGGGCCGCTCCTACGCCGCCTTGCCGTCCTTCTTCTCGTCGAGCGGCAGCGCCTGCTGCGGCGACTGCCGCAGCGCGACCGCGAAGGTCTCGAGGTCCCGCTTCCAACACCCGTGCCGGCGCGCGATCTCGGCGAACTCCTCGAGGTCGTGCCGCCGGAGGCGGTACATCTGCCGGCCGCGCTCGTCCACCTCGGGCTCGCCGGTCGTCTTGTCGTACTTCATCGCGCCGTGGCAGAGCTCGTGGTCGATGAGCGCCTTGCGCTGCGCGTCGCTGACGCCGGCGTCCTCGATGAACTGGCGGTTGAGCAGGAGCACGAAGTCGTAGGCGGCGAACTCGCGGTCGAGGTCACTCGCCCTCTTCAGGCGGCCGAGCGTGACGCGGCCGTCGACGTCGGGCTTCCAGCCGGTCGCCCACGCGAGCGCGACGCGCGCCTTCGCGAGGTCCTCGTGGAAGGCGTCGCGCAGCTCCTTGAGGAAGCCGTAGAGGCGGACGCCCGCGTCACTCTTCGGGTCGATGATCCGGTAGTTGACCTTCTTCGGGCCCTTCGGCTTGCGCGTTCTCATCGTCGTTGTCCTCCTTGCCAGGGTTGCGTTTCAGGATGCCGTCGACATCTTCGGGGCAGGCGACGCTGTCGGCGACGGCCACGGCCAGCGCCAGGGCGGACCAGGCGTGCCCGTGCACACCGTAGAACGCGCCCGGTTTCTTCTTCGTGCCCGGCGCGCCAAAGCGGTCGAGCAGGGTCTGCCGGATGTAGGACTCTTTCGCGTGGCGGGAGTGGCAGA contains:
- a CDS encoding DEAD/DEAH box helicase, with the protein product MIYHPRPYQASAIAAGVSYLTDPALKGRHGLIVAPTGSGKSLLAANIALALPGPCVVFQPSKELIEQNAGKLRAYGYEPAVWSDSMGCRERGRVTLATIGSVVRHIEAFHDVEFILVDECHLVNAKGGMYHDFIRLMAHARCLGLTATPYRLASNSFGACLRFQTRTRPRLFTDVVHVTQIGDLSRDGYLAPVDYRVKPAIERTRLKYNTTGGDFTDESIRDEFERSGFAGKLEAEVLSLAQEGRRHILVFTRFQAEAEEITRRLFAAGVSSAVVTADTPDRERAGLVEAFRHGGFQVVANVNVLSTGFDFPALDTVVLARPSLSLAVYYQQVGRAIRPAPDKVSAVVLDLVGLSTQFGPIERLSLERTGKKHDLWAVFSGDRQLTNVSFGQDDKRKRKAAFWGGRRGGKAAAARGPAEAFRW